One window of Rasiella rasia genomic DNA carries:
- a CDS encoding SDR family oxidoreductase, which produces MNIDLTNKNALVCGSTAGIGKAVAKQLAKMGATVTLVARNEEKLKETLIELHHEQGQKHNYFVADFTKPDEVREKVAVAKERKIWHILVNNTGGPKGGPIFSADTSEFIKAFSMHLECNQILVQALVPGMKEADYGRIINIISTSVKQPIDGLGVSNTIRGAVASWSKTLANELGQYGITVNNVLPGFTATDRLDDIIDKASERTGKSKAEASKWMQSLVPARRFAQPGEIANAVAFLATEAASYINGINLPVDGGRTKSL; this is translated from the coding sequence ATGAATATAGATTTAACGAATAAAAATGCGCTGGTCTGCGGAAGCACTGCAGGCATAGGTAAAGCGGTTGCTAAGCAATTGGCTAAGATGGGAGCTACTGTTACTTTAGTAGCTCGTAACGAAGAAAAACTAAAGGAAACTTTAATAGAATTGCACCATGAGCAGGGGCAGAAACACAATTATTTTGTTGCCGATTTCACCAAGCCTGACGAAGTACGAGAAAAAGTTGCTGTGGCTAAAGAACGTAAGATATGGCATATTTTGGTAAACAACACAGGAGGACCCAAAGGAGGACCTATTTTTTCGGCAGATACTTCAGAATTTATTAAGGCTTTTTCTATGCACCTTGAGTGTAATCAGATATTAGTACAAGCCTTGGTACCTGGTATGAAAGAAGCAGATTACGGACGTATTATTAATATTATTTCAACTTCAGTTAAGCAGCCTATAGACGGGCTGGGGGTTAGCAATACCATTAGAGGTGCAGTTGCAAGCTGGAGTAAGACATTGGCAAATGAATTAGGCCAATACGGAATTACCGTGAATAATGTTTTGCCAGGTTTTACAGCCACAGATAGATTAGATGATATTATTGACAAAGCTTCAGAACGCACTGGAAAATCGAAGGCAGAAGCATCTAAGTGGATGCAAAGCCTGGTTCCTGCAAGGCGTTTTGCACAGCCTGGTGAAATCGCCAATGCGGTAGCTTTTTTAGCCACGGAAGCTGCAAGTTATATTAATGGTATTAACCTTCCCGTAGATGGTGGGAGAACCAAAAGTTTGTAA
- a CDS encoding Sec-independent protein translocase subunit TatA/TatB, whose translation MVVLPLFISGGEIAFILFIVLMVFGADKVPEIARGLGKGMRQIKDATNDIKSEITKSAEQHGVDIDITKDVRKEIDKVKEDVSDITGPIKRKF comes from the coding sequence ATGGTAGTCCTTCCTTTATTCATTAGTGGCGGCGAAATAGCGTTTATTCTATTTATCGTACTCATGGTCTTTGGCGCAGATAAAGTGCCAGAAATTGCTCGTGGACTAGGTAAAGGGATGAGGCAAATTAAAGACGCTACCAACGATATCAAATCTGAAATCACCAAAAGCGCAGAACAGCATGGTGTTGATATCGATATAACTAAAGATGTTCGCAAAGAAATTGACAAGGTCAAGGAGGATGTAAGCGACATAACAGGTCCAATAAAGCGGAAATTTTAA
- a CDS encoding O-methyltransferase has translation MDFLPEKIDEYVIAHSQAEPELLQELTRETWQKVLAPRMLSGHFQGRVLSMVSKLIRPKNVLEIGTYTGYSALCLAEGLDSEGELHTIDINEELHTFQRKYFDKSGYGDQIIQHTGNALAIIPTLPQSFDLVFIDADKRNYPNYLELLLPTLPSGAVILSDNVLWSGKVVEKVADDDVDTVALLRYNKLLNEHPKLETVLLPIRDGLTISRVK, from the coding sequence ATGGATTTTCTACCTGAAAAGATAGACGAATATGTTATTGCACACTCTCAGGCCGAACCTGAACTTCTACAGGAATTAACACGCGAGACTTGGCAAAAGGTTTTAGCACCTCGAATGTTAAGTGGGCATTTTCAAGGACGTGTATTAAGTATGGTTTCTAAGTTAATAAGACCAAAGAACGTTTTAGAAATTGGCACGTATACAGGTTATTCTGCTCTGTGTTTAGCTGAAGGGCTCGATTCTGAAGGAGAACTTCATACGATTGATATTAATGAAGAATTACATACTTTTCAACGAAAGTATTTTGACAAGTCAGGATATGGAGACCAAATTATACAACACACAGGAAATGCACTAGCTATTATTCCAACATTGCCCCAATCTTTTGATCTGGTTTTTATAGATGCCGATAAAAGAAACTATCCGAATTATCTAGAACTCCTACTACCCACATTACCATCAGGGGCTGTGATTTTAAGTGATAATGTATTGTGGAGTGGCAAGGTTGTTGAAAAAGTTGCCGACGATGATGTAGATACCGTTGCGCTCTTACGTTATAACAAACTTCTTAACGAGCATCCTAAATTAGAAACCGTTCTCCTACCAATTAGAGACGGACTTACAATTTCTAGGGTGAAATAA
- a CDS encoding M1 family metallopeptidase — translation MKLVKYLSLVALFLSAGMTFAQDTEKEERKPGHYNNNRFKQLYEEFSTPNMYRSPNGAPGPNYYQQQADYVMNLVLDDKNSKIYGTETITYKNNSPDELEYLWVQLDQNVRAKDSQTPLIEPSGAAPAEMAGAFVGKYMGAGFDGGFKIDYVKDKNGNPLPHTINRTMMRVEMPKNLKTGESFTFSIKWWYNVPDHTVDRARSGYEVFEDGNKGYVIAQFYPRMAVYSDVEGWQNSQFWGRDEFALPFGDFEVSITVPADHILDATGELLNRKEVFSKTMMNRYEQAKKSYTEPVLIVTQEEAEAASKGFATGTKTWKFKAENVRDYGFATSRRFIWDMMAVKIGNRDVMAVSVYPPEGNPLWEDWSTKVVASTLETYSRMAFDYPYHKAISVHAKNQGMEYPMICWNYGRPDKDGNYSDRTKYGMFGVIIHEVGHNYYPMIVNSDERQWTWMDEGINTFVQYVAEQDFGEKYPSAIAPNKKYPSRRGPAKNIVGYMGGDQDRIAPIMTKGLNTYSFGANAYSKPATGLNILRETIMGRELFDYAFKTYSQRWMFKHPTPEDFFRTMEDASAVDLDWFWRAWFYTTDYTDIGVKEVKKFYVTSKMNKQVREMMEARGMSESDLPPLVYLVEEGSEDYDESMKNATLDDVSTLQEYIMDNVPAADRAKMKSPKYFYEVTFEKPGGIPMPIIAEVTYSDGTVERFKYPAQIWRKNDAEVGKVIASEKEITKIVVDPDEETADVDTSNNSWPKRKKLGEFNKFKNEVKGDK, via the coding sequence ATGAAATTAGTTAAATACCTTTCCTTGGTTGCATTATTCCTAAGTGCTGGAATGACATTTGCGCAAGACACCGAAAAGGAAGAACGCAAACCAGGACACTACAACAATAACCGTTTTAAGCAGCTGTACGAAGAGTTTTCTACACCTAACATGTATCGCTCTCCAAATGGTGCGCCAGGACCAAACTATTATCAGCAACAAGCAGATTATGTAATGAATTTGGTTTTAGATGATAAGAACTCAAAAATCTATGGTACTGAAACCATTACGTACAAAAATAATTCTCCAGACGAGTTAGAATATCTTTGGGTGCAATTAGACCAAAATGTACGTGCGAAAGATTCTCAAACACCTTTAATTGAACCAAGCGGAGCTGCACCGGCAGAAATGGCAGGAGCCTTTGTTGGAAAATATATGGGAGCAGGTTTTGACGGCGGATTTAAAATCGACTACGTTAAAGATAAAAATGGAAATCCGTTACCACACACTATTAACCGCACAATGATGCGTGTTGAAATGCCAAAGAACCTAAAAACAGGAGAGTCTTTTACATTCTCAATTAAGTGGTGGTATAATGTACCAGACCATACTGTAGACCGTGCACGTAGTGGGTATGAAGTTTTTGAAGATGGTAATAAAGGATACGTAATTGCGCAATTTTACCCACGTATGGCTGTCTATAGCGATGTAGAAGGATGGCAGAATAGCCAATTCTGGGGACGTGATGAATTTGCATTGCCTTTCGGCGACTTTGAAGTAAGCATTACAGTGCCAGCAGATCATATCTTGGATGCAACGGGAGAATTGTTAAACCGTAAGGAAGTATTCAGCAAAACTATGATGAACCGTTACGAGCAAGCAAAGAAATCGTATACCGAACCTGTACTAATTGTAACACAAGAAGAAGCCGAAGCTGCTTCTAAAGGATTTGCTACAGGAACTAAAACATGGAAGTTTAAAGCAGAAAATGTGCGTGACTACGGTTTTGCTACATCAAGACGTTTTATATGGGATATGATGGCTGTTAAAATTGGAAATCGCGATGTAATGGCAGTTTCTGTATATCCTCCAGAGGGAAATCCGTTATGGGAAGATTGGTCTACTAAAGTAGTTGCTAGTACACTAGAAACGTATTCTCGTATGGCGTTCGATTACCCGTACCACAAGGCAATTTCAGTACATGCAAAGAATCAAGGAATGGAATATCCAATGATTTGCTGGAACTATGGACGTCCAGATAAAGACGGGAATTACAGCGACCGAACTAAATACGGAATGTTTGGTGTTATTATTCACGAAGTTGGACATAACTACTACCCAATGATTGTAAATAGTGATGAGCGCCAATGGACTTGGATGGATGAAGGTATTAATACTTTTGTGCAGTATGTGGCAGAACAAGATTTTGGAGAAAAATATCCATCGGCAATCGCACCAAATAAAAAGTATCCATCGCGTCGCGGACCCGCTAAAAATATTGTTGGATATATGGGTGGAGATCAAGACAGAATTGCACCAATTATGACCAAAGGGTTAAACACCTATAGTTTTGGTGCTAATGCATACTCTAAACCAGCTACAGGTTTAAATATTTTACGTGAGACCATAATGGGACGCGAGTTATTCGACTACGCTTTTAAAACCTATTCGCAGCGTTGGATGTTTAAGCACCCAACACCAGAAGATTTTTTCCGTACTATGGAAGATGCTTCTGCGGTAGATTTAGATTGGTTCTGGAGAGCTTGGTTCTATACTACAGATTACACAGATATTGGTGTGAAAGAAGTAAAGAAATTTTATGTTACTAGTAAAATGAACAAGCAAGTACGCGAAATGATGGAAGCTCGTGGAATGTCAGAAAGCGATTTGCCACCATTGGTATATTTGGTAGAAGAGGGTAGTGAAGATTATGACGAGAGCATGAAAAACGCTACGTTGGATGATGTGTCTACACTTCAAGAATATATCATGGATAACGTTCCAGCGGCAGATAGAGCAAAAATGAAAAGTCCGAAGTATTTTTATGAAGTTACATTCGAAAAGCCAGGAGGAATTCCAATGCCAATTATTGCCGAAGTAACGTATAGCGACGGAACTGTAGAACGTTTTAAATATCCAGCGCAGATTTGGAGAAAGAACGATGCTGAGGTAGGTAAAGTAATTGCTTCAGAAAAGGAAATAACAAAAATTGTTGTCGATCCAGACGAAGAGACAGCCGATGTAGATACATCTAACAATTCTTGGCCAAAGCGCAAGAAGTTAGGGGAATTTAATAAATTTAAAAATGAAGTGAAAGGCGATAAATAG
- a CDS encoding glycosyltransferase family 9 protein, whose translation MTNSSSKNETILVYKSYGGLGDIFFTIPSLYMLKQKFTTVAFAIQPRLVRFFEKYLEGIEVLNEKTADKNLFDCVIELGNYPWFKNDSEKIPQIKYHTHKKVKQHSIEHYKDGIVSVFPSITKTTSAYPYFKKKTTKDLYYTVHPGAGFLLKAWPIAYYAKLIEEVFELYPNLTAKIIVGPDDPNPEPLFTNKALKYELITGGIDEVAEEISGAKFHIGNDAGITHLAGSFNIPTVGIYGPTGPGSWGAFSEQTEIIWGKRGNCSIRCNYEVIIYCEDRVCLTNVTTKIVLSTLLKLLDKITVTSSNTYLVNENYKITPEEDAFIFTGVENEYLIEIQDRESHDFITKSLKQLVVDSNKMPKQFTETFHAMLTLGLFLPVPALVFAE comes from the coding sequence ATGACAAATTCTTCTTCCAAAAACGAAACTATCTTAGTTTATAAAAGTTATGGAGGATTAGGGGATATTTTTTTTACAATTCCCTCATTATACATGCTCAAACAAAAGTTTACCACAGTTGCTTTTGCTATACAACCTAGATTGGTACGCTTTTTTGAGAAGTACCTCGAAGGGATTGAAGTACTAAATGAAAAAACCGCAGATAAGAATTTATTCGATTGTGTGATAGAGTTAGGTAACTACCCTTGGTTCAAAAACGATAGTGAGAAAATACCTCAAATTAAGTACCACACACATAAAAAGGTAAAGCAACATTCTATAGAACACTACAAGGATGGCATAGTGTCTGTTTTTCCTAGTATCACAAAAACGACAAGTGCTTATCCCTATTTTAAGAAGAAAACCACTAAAGATCTCTATTATACTGTTCACCCTGGAGCAGGTTTTTTGCTGAAAGCGTGGCCTATTGCCTATTACGCTAAATTAATTGAAGAAGTTTTTGAGCTATATCCTAACCTAACAGCAAAGATAATTGTAGGGCCTGATGATCCTAATCCGGAACCCTTATTTACCAACAAGGCTCTTAAATACGAATTAATTACTGGAGGTATCGATGAAGTGGCAGAAGAAATTTCAGGAGCAAAATTTCATATTGGTAACGATGCTGGAATTACTCATCTTGCAGGTTCTTTTAATATCCCTACCGTTGGAATTTACGGTCCTACTGGCCCTGGTTCTTGGGGCGCATTCTCTGAACAAACTGAAATTATTTGGGGAAAACGAGGCAATTGTTCTATTCGTTGTAATTATGAGGTAATTATTTACTGTGAAGACAGAGTATGTCTAACTAATGTTACAACCAAAATCGTGCTAAGTACTTTGCTAAAATTACTCGATAAAATAACGGTAACATCTTCTAATACCTATCTAGTGAATGAGAACTACAAAATAACTCCAGAAGAAGACGCCTTTATATTTACAGGGGTTGAAAATGAATATTTAATTGAAATTCAAGATAGGGAGAGTCATGATTTCATCACCAAATCGTTAAAACAATTAGTTGTCGACAGCAATAAAATGCCTAAACAATTTACCGAAACGTTTCATGCAATGCTAACATTAGGGTTGTTTTTGCCAGTCCCAGCCCTTGTGTTTGCTGAATAG
- a CDS encoding amidohydrolase family protein produces MSRKKLRINGHSHLLPYPEDIPQFMHDKGIFWVDKDRKFMLQKDWSRPVTDSSFFLDEKLAWMEKYKIDHAVVLNLSQLYGNGLRLEEMKQALRFQNDFNARIQKENPSKFTCGFVIHPGFIRGALWEIERCVEVLGMQLLCLPTHYMDTIGTWRCIFDEENEPIFELASKYNLAVEIHPYDGEKFIKLQNTAWRFHLIWMLAQCADAYHFLTLNGYADKYPGMRTCFAHGGQLAQMNLGRRIQGFDGRPDLFEGKVHPRKAVGHKNIFFDTLVHDTGSLELLVKNQGVQQVLVGLDDPYPLGEMESEMQSSYPGKILDLAKDREIITEADAALMWEDNVLQWLCGDDEAAKEKLIKRILS; encoded by the coding sequence ATGTCACGAAAAAAGCTACGTATTAATGGTCATTCGCATTTGCTACCTTACCCAGAAGATATACCGCAATTTATGCACGATAAGGGGATTTTTTGGGTAGATAAAGACCGAAAATTTATGCTTCAAAAAGATTGGAGTCGCCCGGTAACAGACTCTAGTTTTTTTCTCGATGAGAAATTGGCATGGATGGAAAAATACAAAATTGACCATGCTGTGGTGCTCAACCTCTCACAACTCTACGGAAATGGGCTGCGATTGGAAGAAATGAAGCAAGCATTGCGATTTCAGAACGATTTTAATGCACGCATACAGAAAGAAAACCCCTCAAAATTTACGTGTGGTTTTGTTATACATCCTGGTTTTATTCGAGGTGCGCTTTGGGAAATAGAGCGTTGTGTTGAAGTTTTAGGCATGCAGTTATTGTGTTTACCAACACACTATATGGATACCATTGGAACGTGGCGTTGTATATTTGACGAAGAAAATGAACCCATCTTTGAACTCGCTAGCAAATACAATTTAGCAGTAGAAATTCATCCGTATGACGGTGAAAAGTTTATTAAGCTTCAGAATACGGCATGGCGTTTTCATCTTATCTGGATGCTGGCGCAGTGTGCAGATGCCTATCATTTTTTGACGCTTAATGGCTATGCAGATAAATACCCCGGAATGCGCACCTGTTTTGCACATGGCGGACAATTAGCACAAATGAATTTAGGTAGGCGAATACAAGGTTTTGATGGTAGACCAGATTTGTTTGAGGGCAAAGTTCACCCAAGAAAAGCAGTAGGTCATAAAAATATCTTTTTCGACACTTTGGTGCATGACACTGGTTCTTTAGAATTACTCGTTAAAAATCAAGGAGTACAGCAAGTTTTAGTGGGTCTTGACGACCCCTATCCGTTGGGAGAAATGGAAAGTGAAATGCAATCGTCGTATCCTGGAAAAATCTTAGACTTAGCCAAAGACCGAGAAATTATAACTGAAGCCGATGCAGCTCTTATGTGGGAAGACAACGTACTACAATGGTTGTGTGGTGATGATGAAGCAGCAAAGGAAAAATTGATTAAGAGAATTTTAAGCTAA
- the pepE gene encoding dipeptidase PepE, translated as MKNLIIASTSTLHSGGYLDYLLPELEVLFKDTDEILFIPYARPGGITHEAYTHKAATAFKKVNKNLIGIHGFEDPNHAIRQARGIFTGGGNTFVLVHTLHKLSIMQPLREAIFTGTPYLGTSAGSNICGPTMQTTNDMPILYPSSFKTLGIIGCNINPHYLDPDPSSKHMGETRETRIKEFHTQNTTPVIGLREGSWLQVQGESVDLKGAHSARIFLQGKEPFEVESGTQINIA; from the coding sequence ATGAAAAATTTAATTATTGCCAGTACATCTACATTGCATTCGGGCGGTTATTTGGACTATTTACTGCCTGAATTAGAGGTGCTTTTTAAGGATACAGACGAAATTTTATTTATTCCGTATGCCAGACCTGGAGGTATTACTCATGAAGCGTATACACACAAGGCAGCGACAGCCTTTAAGAAAGTAAACAAAAACCTCATAGGTATTCATGGTTTTGAAGACCCAAATCATGCTATAAGGCAAGCTAGAGGCATTTTTACAGGGGGTGGCAACACTTTTGTTCTGGTACATACATTACATAAGCTAAGTATAATGCAGCCATTACGTGAAGCTATTTTCACTGGCACACCCTATTTAGGAACTAGTGCAGGCAGTAATATTTGCGGTCCCACCATGCAGACAACCAACGATATGCCTATACTCTATCCTTCCAGTTTTAAAACCTTAGGTATTATTGGTTGTAATATCAATCCGCATTACTTAGATCCAGACCCTAGCAGCAAGCACATGGGTGAAACGAGAGAAACACGAATTAAAGAATTTCATACTCAGAATACCACTCCAGTAATTGGATTACGTGAAGGAAGTTGGCTACAGGTGCAAGGTGAGTCTGTTGATTTAAAAGGAGCGCATTCTGCTAGAATCTTTTTACAAGGCAAAGAACCTTTTGAGGTTGAATCTGGCACTCAAATTAACATCGCATAA
- a CDS encoding phosphatase PAP2 family protein, with the protein MLETLKNWDRELFVWLNNLGIETCDSFWIFVTQIESWIPLFIFFFAIIFVKYGLRKGLIVLFFTVLSFTVTITFTNLVKDYVARLRPNNVEELTNLIRVLQKPTNYSFFSGHASSSFAVTTFVVLVIRKFSKWIYLAFLWPILFVISRVYVGVHYPSDLLVGAVVGTTIAFIMHAICKALLAKVPIQQ; encoded by the coding sequence ATGCTTGAAACGTTAAAGAACTGGGATAGAGAGCTGTTTGTTTGGCTCAATAACCTAGGTATTGAAACTTGCGATAGCTTTTGGATATTTGTTACCCAAATAGAAAGTTGGATTCCCTTATTTATTTTCTTTTTTGCTATAATTTTTGTGAAGTACGGACTTAGAAAAGGTCTGATCGTCCTGTTTTTTACTGTTCTATCGTTTACCGTTACCATAACCTTTACAAACCTAGTGAAAGACTACGTTGCTCGATTGCGACCCAACAATGTTGAAGAACTTACTAACCTTATAAGGGTTTTACAAAAGCCAACAAACTATAGTTTTTTCTCTGGCCATGCATCCTCTAGTTTTGCTGTTACCACCTTTGTAGTATTGGTAATTAGGAAATTCTCAAAATGGATATATCTAGCTTTTCTCTGGCCTATTTTATTTGTAATAAGTAGAGTCTACGTAGGTGTTCACTATCCTAGTGATCTTTTGGTAGGAGCAGTTGTTGGTACAACAATTGCTTTTATAATGCATGCTATCTGTAAAGCCTTGCTTGCAAAAGTACCTATTCAGCAATAA
- a CDS encoding DUF6702 family protein, with product MKFLKYTFLLLLFPLLTASTSHKFYVSITTIEYAQKEQSLQIITKIFLDDIEDALEARYGKKFRFNSTKETEAETKVLKDYVFQKFKVNVNGSPATLNFIGKEYDIDVVKCYIEIPNVTQLSTIEIENKVLLDMFDEQQNIIHVKNNKTRRSLVLEKENPKGLLKFDD from the coding sequence ATGAAATTTTTGAAATATACCTTTCTGTTGCTGCTCTTTCCATTACTTACAGCATCTACTTCTCATAAATTTTACGTTAGTATAACCACTATAGAATACGCTCAAAAGGAGCAAAGTTTACAGATAATCACGAAAATTTTCTTAGACGACATTGAAGATGCCCTAGAAGCACGCTATGGCAAAAAATTTAGGTTTAATAGTACAAAAGAAACGGAAGCAGAAACAAAAGTTCTGAAAGATTATGTGTTTCAGAAATTTAAAGTAAATGTGAATGGATCGCCAGCCACCCTAAACTTCATAGGAAAAGAATACGATATCGATGTGGTTAAATGTTACATAGAGATACCCAATGTAACGCAACTTTCAACTATAGAAATCGAAAATAAAGTGTTGTTAGATATGTTCGACGAACAACAAAATATTATTCACGTAAAAAACAATAAAACGAGACGTAGTCTTGTACTCGAAAAAGAAAATCCTAAAGGATTGTTAAAGTTCGATGACTAG
- a CDS encoding carboxypeptidase-like regulatory domain-containing protein: MALLLLLVVQVAGQEVSLQGKITNLEDIEGIHVLNTTSRYNAVTDAFGNFSITAKPLDTLLFSSVHYLPKKVEISEEIQERGIIVITLEKLINELDEVFLGSKLTGDLDQDIKNINVKKTINFKDVGIPGFEGEPEEKIPTVIGQTIGPTHINIDALYKHISGYYKKLRIQRKWEAENQTVASILYKYDETFFERAYGIPKDRTYDFLLFCIETSTLQADFRKQGHARVLGIFKKQAAVYLERIDLPSEKKE; encoded by the coding sequence GTGGCATTGTTACTACTTTTGGTGGTTCAGGTTGCTGGGCAAGAAGTATCATTGCAGGGTAAAATCACTAACTTAGAAGACATTGAAGGAATTCATGTGCTCAACACAACCTCTAGATATAATGCGGTTACAGATGCCTTCGGAAACTTTAGTATTACCGCAAAACCATTAGACACCTTACTATTTTCGTCAGTACATTACCTTCCAAAAAAAGTAGAAATTTCAGAAGAAATACAGGAGCGAGGAATTATAGTAATTACCTTAGAAAAATTAATTAACGAACTAGATGAGGTGTTTTTGGGTTCAAAATTAACAGGCGATTTAGATCAGGATATTAAAAACATTAATGTTAAGAAAACAATCAACTTTAAAGATGTAGGTATTCCTGGTTTTGAAGGTGAGCCAGAAGAAAAAATACCAACCGTAATAGGGCAAACTATAGGTCCAACGCATATTAATATCGATGCTTTATATAAGCATATTAGTGGCTACTATAAAAAATTGCGAATACAACGAAAATGGGAAGCAGAAAACCAAACAGTTGCAAGTATTTTATATAAATACGATGAAACTTTTTTTGAAAGAGCATACGGTATTCCGAAAGATAGAACCTACGATTTTTTACTTTTTTGTATTGAAACAAGTACCCTGCAAGCCGATTTTAGGAAACAAGGTCACGCTAGAGTCTTGGGAATATTTAAAAAACAAGCTGCGGTGTATTTAGAACGTATTGACTTGCCTTCAGAAAAAAAGGAATAA
- a CDS encoding DUF5672 family protein codes for MISLDNVTLIGVDCVQIERLILAAEISQLNLRFKEVKLLTHLESNHPQVVRIPELNSVTAYSKFVIKELYKYVDTEYALLIQHDGYVLNAAAWSPNFLDFDYIGAPTDWGMGNGGFSLRSKKLLQCAGQLDNVNQFHPEDVMLCKKYRSALENRGMRFANLETAFNFSVENYIWNGQFGFHNADISNWNSDALSKHPRLKNRFLKLKTSKKQCKIKLTYVVQIYEESPTAKPFMELLKIYAQYSADVLRQIHFVFVDDHSNPPLQIPTQINLNYTLLRITENIPWNQAGARNLGVTYAKSDYVILTDIDVVFPETLLERLLNFELPADAIFKFKTICNLQPVVPHFNTFFTSKKVFWKSNGVDEAFSGAYGFEDLYFYYLQKALGTKFYVHSASNIVYREHTQNKLTLHNHLSRDKGRNQKLYEEKMSELKHLENPLDARSTIYLNFGWSVVQSKTFNTSS; via the coding sequence ATGATAAGCTTAGATAATGTCACATTAATTGGAGTGGATTGTGTTCAAATAGAGCGATTAATTCTTGCTGCTGAAATTTCACAACTCAACCTTCGGTTTAAAGAAGTAAAATTATTAACACATTTAGAGTCTAATCATCCTCAGGTAGTACGTATTCCTGAGTTGAATTCGGTTACAGCGTATAGCAAATTTGTAATTAAAGAGCTCTATAAATATGTTGATACCGAATACGCTTTACTCATACAGCATGATGGATATGTCCTTAACGCTGCCGCGTGGTCTCCCAACTTTTTAGATTTCGATTATATTGGTGCGCCTACAGATTGGGGAATGGGCAACGGCGGATTTAGTCTTAGGAGTAAAAAATTACTGCAATGTGCTGGGCAATTAGATAACGTAAATCAGTTTCATCCTGAAGACGTCATGTTGTGCAAAAAGTATCGTTCTGCACTCGAGAACCGTGGCATGCGCTTTGCCAATTTAGAAACGGCGTTTAACTTTAGTGTCGAAAACTATATTTGGAATGGACAATTTGGCTTTCATAATGCAGATATTTCTAACTGGAATAGTGACGCACTTTCAAAACACCCAAGGTTAAAAAATAGATTTCTAAAATTAAAGACGTCCAAAAAACAGTGTAAAATAAAGCTTACGTACGTTGTTCAGATTTATGAAGAAAGTCCAACGGCTAAGCCTTTTATGGAGTTGTTAAAGATTTATGCTCAGTACAGTGCCGATGTATTACGGCAGATTCATTTTGTTTTTGTGGATGATCATTCTAATCCACCACTACAGATTCCTACACAGATTAATTTAAACTACACCTTGCTTCGCATCACCGAAAACATACCCTGGAATCAGGCAGGTGCTCGAAACTTGGGTGTGACATATGCTAAGAGTGATTATGTAATTTTAACCGATATAGATGTTGTTTTTCCAGAAACTTTGTTAGAGCGATTACTAAATTTTGAACTTCCAGCAGATGCTATTTTTAAATTCAAAACTATATGTAATCTGCAACCAGTAGTACCGCACTTCAATACATTTTTTACATCTAAAAAGGTGTTTTGGAAATCTAATGGTGTGGATGAAGCTTTTAGCGGGGCCTACGGATTTGAAGATTTGTACTTCTATTACCTACAAAAAGCATTAGGTACCAAGTTCTATGTTCATAGCGCGTCTAATATTGTTTATAGAGAGCATACCCAAAATAAACTAACATTACACAATCATCTCTCTAGAGATAAGGGTCGAAACCAGAAGCTATATGAAGAAAAAATGAGCGAGCTAAAGCACCTTGAAAACCCGTTGGACGCAAGAAGTACGATTTATTTAAACTTTGGTTGGAGTGTGGTACAATCTAAAACCTTTAACACGTCTTCTTAA